From the Octopus bimaculoides isolate UCB-OBI-ISO-001 chromosome 27, ASM119413v2, whole genome shotgun sequence genome, the window ttatacatgtttgcattaatatgtatgaatggttgaataaatatacactcacctctcatacctcctaacgttactcatatatatgaaacatagtgtgtgtgtgtgtttatgtgtgtgtatatatatatatatatatatacacgcatgggtgtctgtgtttatatatatatatatgcataggtgtttgtttatatatatatgcatgtgtatatatttgtgtttctatatataatatacatacatacaggcacatgtataatgtgtatatgtgtatatatatatataaacgtgtttttgtatatatataccatcacactatcactccccccccccctattgtatctttgtatcttttaattcttcatttttttttgtcctccACAGAATAGAACAACCCAACATGAAACTCAATGAAACCTTTTTCCGTTCCTTGTGGAGTTGTCCTGAActggagagagtgtgtgtggccAGTAACAGGAGTACCTACGATTCCGTCTTGATCGACCAGTTACTGTCTATGGTGAGCACAACACAACTACAGgtttatagccccaggacaaTCCCGATCCAGTTGATAGATGGTCAAAGCATGCCAGCTGCGACCATCatccttttttgtctttttttttgttcagagacacagtgtggctgtgtagtaagaagcggtgaggagctggcagaaacgttagcaccccgggggcgaaatgcttagcggtatttcggtctgccgttatgttctgagttcaaattgcgccgaggtcgactttgcctttcatcctttcggggtcgattaaataagtgccagttacgcactggggtcgatctaatcgacttaatccctttgtctgtccttgtctgtccNNNNNNNNNNNNNNNNNNNNNNNNNNNNNNNNNNNNNNNNNNNNNNNNNNNNNNNNNNNNNNNNNNNNNNNNNNNNNNNNNNNNNNNNNNNNNNNNNNNNNNNNNNNNNNNNNNNNNNNNNNNNNNNNNNNNNNNNNNNNNNNNNNNNNNNNNNNNNNNNNNNNNNNNNNNNNNNNNNNNNNNNNNNNNNNNNNNNNNNNNNNNNNNNNNNNNNNNNNNNNNNNNNNNNNNNNNNNNNNNNNNNNNNNNNNNNNNNNNNNNNNNNNNNNNNNNNNNNNNNNNNNNNNNNNNNNNNNNNNNNNNNNNNNNNNNNNNNNNNNNNNNNNNNNNNNNNNNNNNNNNNNNNNNNNNNNNNNNNNNNNNNNNNNNNNNNNNNNNNNNNNNNNNNNNNNNNNNNNNNNNNNNNNNNNNNNNNNNNNNNNNNNCCTCTAATGtgtctctcttccccccccccagctattctctcctctctctctttctctcctctaatgtttctctctttctctcctctaatgtttctctctttctctccccaggCTTCCAAGATGATTGTGCTCATGCTGTTTTCCGGAATGTCTCAAGAAAACTGCAAACATTTGCAAAGTTATTTAACAAAGAAGTAAGTACACCTTCACTGTTCTGCTTTTCTTTTCCATTGGTGACTTGGAAAGTCACCTGAGGAGGCGCTTTTGCACCTATAATGCATCGTAATTGTTTGTACAGCATCTCACTTGTAAGGTACCGGTGAGGTGCATGATGTGTCAGTTCGACAGAATTTTGGtaggctgttatttccagcagcagcagtgacCACATAGTTTGTGGATCACGTGTATGTTTGCGAGTTCATTTCCTGAGTTTtttcatgtctttctttctttattttacctTCTTTCTTACCTTTATAGATACAAACCAAGCCGTCCTGCCTTGTGGATTAACCTTTTCCCTTTACAACACATTGATCTTAAAGACGAGTTGAATTCTATACCAACCAAACATTATGAGGAACTGATGTTACTCAGATCTCGAGTTAGTGTCAAGCCAGTTGACTGGTGAAGCCATTTTAACAgaaaccataatcatcatcatcttcattactatgattattaataataatattattattattatttatcattttttatattattattgtattatttatagcattattattattgatatcatatattatctgttattactattaaggcggccatctggcagaaccattaacacacCAGGTggaatgcttggtggtatttcatctgtctttgcattctgagttcaaattccaccaaggtcgactttgcctttcatcctttcaaggtcaatgaaataagtaccagttacacactggtcccctcccccaaaatttcaggccttgcacctatagcagaaaggatcattattattattattattattattattattatttagacaacaagctggcagaatcgttcgcatgcCCCTATGCAGTTTTCTCgactttatgttccaagttcaaattctgctgaggtcgactttgcctttcatcctttcggggttgataaaataagtaccagttacacactggtccCCTCCNNNNNNNNNNNNNNNNNNNNNNNNNNNNNNNNNNNNNNNNNNNNNNNNNNNNNNNNNNNNNNNNNNNNNNNNNNNNNNNNNNNNNNNNNNNNNNNNNNNNNNNNNNNNNNNNNNNNNNNNNNNNNNNNNNNNNNNNNNNNNNNNNNNNNNNNNNNNNNNNNNNNNNNNNNNNNNNNNNNNNNNNNNNNNNNNNNNNNNNNNNNNNNNNNNNNNNNNNNNNNNNNNNNNNNNNNNNNNNNNNNNNNNNNNNNNNNNNNNNNNNNNNNNNNNNNNNNNNNNNNNNNNNNNNNNNNNNNNNNNNNNNNNNNNNNNNNNNNNNNNNNNNNNNNNNNNNNNNNNNNNNNNNNNNNNNNNNNNNNNNNNNNNNNNNNNNNNNNNNNNNNNNNNNNNNNNNNNNNNNNNNNNNNNNNNNNNNNNNNNNNNNNNNNNNNNNNNNNNNNNNNNNNNNNNNNNNNNNNNNNNNNNNNNNNNNNNNNNNNNNNNNNNNNNNNNNNNNNNNNNNNNNNNNNNNNNNNNNNNNNNNNNNNNNNNNNNNNNNNNNNNNNNNNNNNNNNNNNNNNNNNNNNNNNNNNNNNNNNNNNNNNNNNNNNNNNNNNNNNNNNNNNNNNNNNNNNNNNNNNNNNNNNNNNNNNNNNNNNNNNNNNNNNNNNNNNNNNNNNNNNNNNNNNNNNNNNNNNNNNNNNNNNNNNNNNNNNNNNNNNNNNNNNNNNNNNNNNNNNNNNNNNNNNNNNNNNNNNNNNNNNNNNNNNNNNNNNNNNNNNNNNNNNNNNNNNNNNNNNNNNNNNNNNNNNNNNNNNNNNNNNNNNNNNNNNNNNNNNNNNNNNNNNNNNNNNNNNNNNNNNNNNNNNNNNNNNNNNNNNNNNNNNNNNNNNNNNNNNNNNNNNNNNNNNNNNNNNNNNNNNNNNNNNNNNNNNNNNNNNNNNNNNNNNNNNNNNNNNNNNNNNNNNNNNNNNNNNNNNNNNNNNNNNNNNNNNNNNNNNNNNNNNNNNNNNNNNNNNNNNNNNNNNNNNNNNNNNNNNNNNNNNNNNNNNNNNNNNNNNNNNNNNNNNNNNNNNNNNNNNNNNNNNNNNNNNNNNNNNNNNNNNNNNNNNNNNNNNNNNNNNNNNNNNNNNNNNNNNNNNNNNNNNNNNNNNNNNNNNNNNNNNNNNNNNNNNNNNNNNNNNNNNNNNNNNNNNNNNNNNNNNNNNNNNNNNNNNNNNNNNNNNNNNNNNNNNNNNNNNNNNNNNNNNNNNNNNNNNNNNNNNaccaaaacaaaaaaattttttttttaatttcgtcCAAATGGTTCCATAAagacttttattatcattattattattattattattattattattattatttttaaggtgacgagctggtagaattgttagcacaccgggcgaaatacttagtggtattttatctgccTTTATGGTttgggttcaaatgctgccaaggtcgactttgcctttcatccattcggggggGGGGGNNNNNNNNNNggtcgatgtaatcgactgccccccccacgctcccccaaatttcaggccttgtgcctatagttgaaaggattattatcattattattattattattattatcatctgtagcaagctggcagaatcattagcacaccgggcaaaatgcttagcggcctttcatctgcctttatgttctgagttcaaattctgctgaggtcaacttttcctttcttcctttcagggtggataaagtcagtaccagttacacactggggtcaatgtaatcgacttaatcccttcccccgaatctgaggccttgtgcttccactagaaaggattattattattattattattattattattaaggccgtGAGCTGCtagaattgttagtatgtttgacaaaatgctaagcagtatttcttctagttttttgttctgggctcaaattctgTGGAGGTGgtctttaccattcatccttttgggggtcagtaaaataaataccagtcaaacattggggtcaagtgttttctactatagtgcTGGGTTGACccccccagtgctaaactggtatttattgtattgacGCTGAAAGGATAAAAGTGAACCTTAGTGATATTTGAACTCGGGACTTGAAGCTGAAAGAATTGTTGCTAAGCGTTTTATCCAgcgtgattctgccagctcacagccttcttaataataataataaaaataaaaataataataatcctttctactaaaggcacaaggcctgaaaccttAGGAAATGGAgcgcagtactcaactgatacatatttcattgactctgataGGATGAATGGCACAGTCTACCTTAGTGCCACTTAAAGTCAGAACATAAACCTGGAAAAAATGTTTAAGGACTTTTCATCTGGTATGTTAAAAATTCAACCAgcttaccataataataataataataataataataataattctcccCTCCCATCCCACTATCTATTTTTCTTCCCCTCCACaccaaaagaaaagcaaaaaaaaaaaNNNNNNNNNNNNNNNNNNNNNNNNNNNNNNNNNNNNNNNNNNNNNNNNNNNNNNNNNNNNNNNNNNNNNNNNNNNNNNNNNNNNNNNNNNNNNNNNNNNNNNNNNNNNNNNNNNNNNNNNNNNNNNNNNNNNNNNNNNNNNNNNNNNNNNNNNNNNNNNNNNNNNNNNNNNNNNNNNNNNNNNNNNNNNNNNNNNNNNNNNNNNNNNNNNNNNNNNNNNNNNNNNNcaagacagacagacagactatcaagagatatttgtaaatagaatattaaagaaataaaaacctaatttttctgtttttctttcttttttttgagtTGAAGAATTGTTCTATATTTCGTTTTGTGTTTGatttgacctttttttttatatcatcctGTCTGAAATTGTTCTTGGtcctgtgatacaaacttcctgttttaaaagcGATCTACAGGGTGGTCGCTAGAAAAGCAGGAAAAATTTAAAGGCAAAACTAACGAGCATTAATTAGATCACTAATTAAACTGTGATAGGTGATTTGCTGATTCATTTCTCTCATCGATTACTGTGTCTGCAGCTCGTTATTAGCAGAGATACAGAGATATCGGTGCCATATAACCATCATTGATGAATTGAAAACATGCATGATAAAGGCTTGGAATACATCCTTATCCTTCGATTTACTCTTCGAAATTCCACATGAgtttgccctaaccactgggccattgtgcttccactATAGCTTTATTAAGCTATACGCAAACAAACTAGTGGAGACGAGAATGCATTTATCAAAGGTTTATTACTTTACGTACATCAGGGCTTAAGTCgccagttatttctgtttagttcacTCAAATTCGTTTCATACTCACCTTTGACATTCCTTTGTTTTCCCTCTATCGGAAGTCCCTTTTTTTTGTTGCTAACCCGCAGCGAAGTTTctgtctacagttcgtctgtcACGAATTCTGCCCTACAGTATCactgtaaatctgagggtgcaccattgaCTAGCGAGGGGGTAGTGCCCTAGCGACGGGGGTGTAACTGAACGGTACCCCCTTTGCCTGCTCAACAAATAATACACACCTATGGTCAGTTCTATAGCTTATAGTCATTGTATACCATATTCTTTACTTGGGGTACCGCAGCACTACTGGACGTTGACACGATTAACAGAACAGCCAGTTCAAGAAACTAatctgcaagtggctgagcactccacagacacgcgtagccataacgtagttctcagggaatttggcgtgacacagaatgcgacaaggatGACCCCTTTTGAAATATAgttacaacacatttttgccagctgagtggagtggagcgaTGGGAATGGGAAATAAGGTACGTTGCTCATGGACACAATGCGAAagtgggaatcgaactcacaaccttatggtCGAGATCGATCCAAATacccctagccactaagccacacgccttcatacGAGCCAAGAGAAACTTCAAGGAACCCTATTCCAGAGACAGTGACCTTTAAAGGTTCCATTTTCCATTCCTAACGAAGACAAGAGTCCTCTCCCTGCATTATTCTCCGGAATACAAACGAGGTTCCTCCTCATGCCATTCTCACCTAGTTTGGGGTTAAATTTACTGGAAGGCTGTTTTCCCCTCTTTAACCTTGGTTTGATCTCtgagtggtgatggtagtggtcgcTTAATAATGGGATTACTTCAAtagaaatttattctttcatgGGTTATGGCGTAAACGTTTAAAAGAGAACTAAGCTACGAAATTGTTCCATTCTCTCCATTTCGTCTTGCTCAGACTGCCTTATGGTCCCAGCAGACCAAATAGAAAAGGCAGTGCTCTGGAAAATGGCAAGGGAGACGTACTGGAACAACCACTCTGACCCACGGGGGCTTGTATTTGCGGATAGCGACGGGCAGGAATATGGTCCTGGGACCGAGAACGCCGGAGGTCTTTCACTATCACGGGATCAACCGTAAACCTGTCAGAGAACGACCGATACTTCTTTGACAGTTTACTTTTCTCAGCCTGACGAGCAGGGGAGCCTGGGCTCAGAGCTGACTACAGCAGGCGGCCGCGGGAGGAGGTGCCATAGTGATGGTACGTGAAGAAATCGATGAGTGActttttaataaacttttatcCTTCGCCTCTGTGCTGGCCGACATTTATAAGGATCACTTTTTTTATCACAATAACAAAATGACGTCACATAATGAAAAGcaatctccctccctctctatctgtcaAAGAAACGCAAagtacaggcacatacacacacacacacttacgcacgcacacacatatatgtgcgcgcgcgtatatatctacatacatatacatacacacactcacgcgcgtgtgtgtatatgtgtgttaaacacactaacacacacacatgtgtatatatacacattccatTATTTTTTTCGCCTCCAAAAAAATTCTCGTCAGTGTACCTCTAAGAAGCGTATACCGTGAATACATGATTGACGGGGGAGAAAAAATAATAGGAGGTTCCCTGTGgtaaatatcaataatgatagtaataatgatgatgatgaatgccgtctagcaagaacaacaacaacgacatcaacaacaacaaatgaagaaaaagacaagaaaataagcGGTCCGAATGACATTGTACACTATTCAATGATTTCGTGTATATAAAACGAACCATCCTTTCGGTCAAAGGACATATTCATaaaggtacacgcacacacacacatacatgtatatatatatatatatatatatatatatatacgctcacatcAGGCCGGAGTAggacccatagaggccctaaaCCGGGGCTGGCCAACtcgcagacttttatcttgcggcCCGCTTGAtactttgtgtttaatttcaaaataaaattgtttgtgtaaaacatttgtttcgaaatgaatttaaaatttataattggcaataaagcaataatagccgacaattttataattttaaacaaacggaaaacaatttttaaaattcttgattctgtaatttgattCTTTGGCTATTCgtgcataaagtatacaagcagccctcaaaaaaaactttctttaatTAAAGTGGTTCGCAATATAAttaattcgagttggccaggcctgccCAAAAATACGTAAAAGATGTTGGTGCCCCGATGAATATgtaattgaaattataaacaataataaaccataaaataatttattttgctaaatgAATGAAACGAaagtaacagtaaaaaaaaaatgcttatttttGCATACACCCaccttatttatatttgaaaagttttctcttactgtcttttaattgcaaagtctttgatcaaatcctcaaaattaatctgaCGTAATACATCTGCTTCTGTCCTCGTTATTCCGAATATtactttagcaagtttaaagttaTTTCTTTTGAGCCGTAAACCGTTTACCATTTCTGTTCCACCCCCACCTTCCCATAATGCCTTAAACATGttcttattttgctttataagttaAACCAGCGCTGGTGTTTCCTCGTTGGGACATTCCGTCGCTATAACTCGACAAAATTTGACCTTTGACACTTCGGGTATTCCCGTGACAGTGGCTGAAatgggagaaggaggaggaggaggaggagaaagtaatgggctgtgtgtgcgtgcttgttcttgtctgtgtgtgcatgcttgttcttgtctgtgcctgtgtgtgtgcatgcttgttcttgtctgtgtatgtgtgtgcttgctcttgtctgtgtctctgtgtgtgcgtgcttgttcttggCAGTGAAATCTTTCAAATCAATTTATCACTTTATAAGAAATACACTATAAATATACTATGACactttctaaataattttaatcaTAGATCCGTTCGACCAAGGTTGATCTTGGTCTAAACCATAATAAGCTTTGAGCTTAGCTAGAAAGTCAACAATTTCAAATATTACTCTTCCAAAACaaagcttttttttcttcaagtttaaAATGAGACATTACtggtataattttattatatctatattccacaacacataaatacatgaaaacagaacaggtacacagacagacacagccaagaacaagcacgcacgcacaaccCATCAGCTTtctaataaaataagtgccaggcttaaataaagttctggggtcaattcatttgactaaaaaattttcaaggcagtgccccagcatgacctcagtctaatgactagaacaaatagaagataaaacagttatttttttccctATTTCAAGTCACTGTCAGAAAGCAGCGAAGCCTATGTTTCAAGGCAAATTTTCTATCATGGGGACACTGACTAAACATTTCACTTTCTGAATTTAAGAAATCCCCTGAATCAAGGAAACCCTTAGTCTCTTAACTCTGTGAATGAAGCAAAGTATGCATTGTCTGCTTCCATTGAGGTAAGGTCCAGGCTGTTCCCAGGGGTTTCCATTTAAGCCTGTATggcattttctcttcttttaaatgCAATATATAGTTGGCCAAAGATGTTACGTTGCACCTCTCTGGGATCCTAAAAGGGGGCCTGTTGTTATTTAGTCGGAGCTTAAAAGTGTCTTCTGTTGCCCAAACATGTTTCCACCTCCATTAAGAAAGAGGTTATGTGTTTCAAGAGCAAAACAAAAGACTAGCAGCCAATGGCAGCTTTCTGACTAATCACAACCAATGActacatgatatatatgcatatgcatgtatcatcatcgtcatcatcgtcgtttaacatccactttccatgctagcatgggttggacgatttgactgaggactggtgaaaccagatggctacaccaggctccaatctgatttggcagagtttctacagctggatgcccttcctaacgccaaccactcagagagtgtagagggtgcttttacgagccaccagcatgaaggccagtcaggcggtactagcaacggccacgctcaaaatggtgtattttatgtgccacccgcactagagccagtccaggggcactggcaacgatctcgctcaaaagtccttagacatgccgcgggcacaagtgccagaaaggcgatgctgggcacatgTGCCAtcacaatatatgtaaatatttatttaggtgTCTcggtgtgtatgaatatgtaaacaaatatctttatttttgcaGGTATATTGATAAAGCTATTGTGTGCCATTGGGAAACtttgaagaaaaatagaaaatagaaaaaaggaaaaaatcctgTTTGGGAATTATTTCAGAGGAACGCATcataaaagctaaaaaaaaaaatgtctgaaaagGAACCCAGTGAAGTGGTGGAATCAGAATCTGCCGAAAATCTAGAATCAGAAACTGTGGAGGGTCAGGGATTAAAGGTCACTGAAAGTGCAGAATCTGAATCGGAAAAAAATGCTGAAACGCAATCAGAAGAGAACTTTGATTTAGAGTTTGAAAAAATACTAGAAACGTTAGGAGAAGAAACAACCAAAACGGAAGAGGAAGCGAaacaaaaagaggaaataaaggcgaaacaaaaagaaggaataaaggcaaaacaaaaagaaggaatAAAGGCAAAACCGGGAGTGAAAACAGCAGCAAAACCAGAAGTGAAAACGGAAGCAAAGCAAAATGGGAAGACAAATGCCAAACCAaaagcagcaacagaagcaaaaCTAGAAGCAGAAACGGAATCAAAATCCGAAATGGATTCAAAATCAGTTTCGGAAACGGAATCAAAGCCAGAAGTGGAAACAGAATCAAAGCCAGAAGTGGAAATGGAATCAAAACCTGAAAAGGAACTCCAAAAAGACACAAAAGTCATATCTTCTAAACGTTATCTGTTAACCGGCATAAACCACCCATACTGTAATATTATATACAACCGGAAGACTAATGATTGTCTCCAATACAATTATCCATCTCACTGTCACTTCCCTCACTCTCATCGCTTCAAATTCACCAACTGTCCGCACTATAACAATTACCTGTGTTCCTGGTTGCCCCATAAATGCTTCCCTTGTTACAATGTTATATATGAACAGTTCTCCCACGATTGTCTCCCCTGTCATGATGTCCTACACAACCTTATCTCGCAATGCCGTCGCCCATGCCATGACCTATCCTCCTGCGATTACTCATGCTGCTACCACCACaacgcccaccaccaccaccaccaccaccacaacccctacaaccactaccaccaccacaacccctacaaccactaccaccaccacaacccctataaccactaccaccaccacaacccctaccaccactaccaccaccacaacccctaccaccactaccactaccaacaccgcccgcatcaacatcaccaacatcactgtTACTACCATCATTGGTAATAATCTTACAACCGGATGTCAAACAACTTGAAGCCAAATCCCCGACCATTTTTAACCGGAACCTATCCATCAACCAGTGACCATGCTACTTCCACCACAGGTTAATATCCCTTCAATAATACAAagtatatgatatacaatatatacaaatataaatatttatcttatacatatattcaataacaaGCAGTTGATAatggtttatgtatgtgtgtgtataaacatatatatatatcaaagatatacatttacacacacacacaatatactagcagaaatacctggcatggcccgggttaaagagaataatggaatttaaatggaatttaaaaacaCTGTCTAGATTACGCAAGTCTTGACTGCTAGTAGCTGAGAaaccaactttctacattaataactctctaacccataccagcatgtaaCAAAgacattaagtgaaatgttaaaagaaagttttcaactcatatatgtatataaagtaaacacacgtaattcaaaaacacgttttgtctagtttatttcgtaaccaaaaaaaCAGGTCCAGATTATAGACAACGAAAGACTGATTTTGGTGATTcctttgacagaggtagtagagaacCAATCCGATGATAAACctgaccttggatcttgaaagtttgcatgaatcctggctcagttaaatctcttgtgactccaaatgatgtcatctgtagtgcagcattgtattgtctaattttgttttggaagtgcttggaatctcggtcagttgatgacaacagtttctccaatggctctggaggttgggggattgcagggagtttaacctttgcaccactgcagcacagtgcaggtaggtgtctctccaggccactttcttgctttacaatgtatgcactcacttgtcattgcaccaatggaaactctagtgtcatcaGCATAATGagctgctggatcataattgaaagcttgtttcatagaagttgcttctctgagctgttgcaactgctcttcgttctgcagtcgagatcctattccttgtcaaCTGTGCGTACcactgttcatcactttgagatgctctggcttttgtaaTGCACAGTCTGTTCATTTCTTGGcatgcttccctttctgcagctgtttctctttccctggacagagacattcttttagCTGACCGTaacattgtagacaaatttgacactttccttctagccatacgtatacagaaatacacgggtgcagaagatagtaaacattGAATATAACTGGGTAgcggaaattatatttctaaatacgATGGGCAgagagtaaataagaaattttcagggaaaataaagaattgtatggGCAAAGcgaaatttgtcagtgaacccaaaacagaaaaacacaaaacctttgcaaaagtaaataagaaatttttagggaaattaactaagtgtaTGGAACTAcgtgaaatttttgaagttacttctgtcagtaaattatgaacttgcttttatcagtaattctatcaacaaaaaaaaaaaaaagatatagagatagagatggatagagatagataggaTCCATGATGTGGATTCATCTGGTATCGCATAAAAATTTGTCCAGACGCTCTCTGAAGACCTCCACTTCTACAACTTGCAGGCCTCTGAGGTTGTTTAGCGGAATGTTGAACAGTTGTGGACccttgaagcccaagctgttACAGTACTGGATCCTTTCTCTAGATGAGGAAGATGGGATCTTTGATGCTATGCAGTGCCGTCCAATTTGGTAGCTCCAGCGTTTGGAGCTGTGatgataaatgtttatttacagccatcatgtgatgtctagataagggcatgcatacatatatgcacacacatgtagcctgtgtgtgtgaatatacatgaatGTTGATTTCCAGCAGTTTTGCTTGTCATTACCTGAGCACAGGTGAAATGTTATATTCCTTGTTGACATGATGAGCAATCCCTCTGTagtattttatg encodes:
- the LOC106870986 gene encoding uncharacterized transmembrane protein DDB_G0285607 gives rise to the protein MSEKEPSEVVESESAENLESETVEGQGLKVTESAESESEKNAETQSEENFDLEFEKILETLGEETTKTEEEAKQKEEIKAKQKEGIKAKQKEGIKAKPGVKTAAKPEVKTEAKQNGKTNAKPKAATEAKLEAETESKSEMDSKSVSETESKPEVETESKPEVEMESKPEKELQKDTKVISSKRYLLTGINHPYCNIIYNRKTNDCLQYNYPSHCHFPHSHRFKFTNCPHYNNYLCSWLPHKCFPCYNVIYEQFSHDCLPCHDVLHNLISQCRRPCHDLSSCDYSCCYHHNAHHHHHHHHNPYNHYHHHNPYNHYHHHNPYNHYHHHNPYHHYHHHNPYHHYHYQHRPHQHHQHHCYYHHW